The DNA region ATCCATTAAGTCGTCGTCTCTAACGTAATTTTCTATACCCAGATAACAAGTGGGTTCACTAAGTTCTTGGTCCTGGAAACTTCGATTTGGAAGTAACGACCACTTCACACTCGGATTCAGAcaccaacaaacaacaacaaaaaccaaaactttgttAGCCACAGAAGAATATGAGGAATCGGGGAAGCTAAAGAGAGAATCATACCTCTATTAAGAAGGCAACTAGAGACAAAAGGGACCACTTGACCCTCAGATTCTGCAAACGGGACACCATGCCTCGATAAACCGGTCGCAATCACCTTCTTCAGCATCTCCAATTTCTTCTTAATGCTCTCACTAGGTTGTCAAGTCAGAAGACGCTGGTAAGAACCAAAGTGTGTGTCTGGCAAAATAAAAGTATCAATTTTTATGAACAATTTTCCAactttcccaagtttttctTACTTTATAGACACTGTTAAGCTTAAGAAGTTTTAAAGCTCCTGATAATTAGATTTATGTCTATGCTGCAATATGTAGTTTGATGATAGCCAAAAGAAGGAGGGCATAATTTTGTATTGATGTAAACAAATCCACAACTTGCTCCCGAAACGAATACAGCATTGCGTTTTCACTGTAGTGTTCGGTTTCCTTATACTAAAACGGAAACGCCACAATCGTAACATATCCAAACGCAATCGCGATTCTTGCCAGAGGTTTCCACTTTCCACACTTATCTCTCTAATTCTGCCTCTCCTATGTAATGTACCTATGAATACAAGAAGTGGGTAACTCTTGCCTCTTGGAATTGTATCTCTGTACTTTTGTCTGATCTTTGAGCTGTTTTGGGGATGAACAAATCCGTCTATGCTTTTATCATTTATCTGTTTCTATATGTCAAAATGTGGCACTCCAAAGAGCCTTCTCGCCTTCACCGCAACGTCGATGAACCTCTTTGATGCGATCTGCTGATCTGCAGATTCCACTGCAGCTCCAGTCGAATGATGCTACACAAATGTTTCCAGCCTGCGCTTTCCATTCACAATCTGCAAATACCAAAACTAAATCTGTTAACTTCTGAGTATATTTTAAGGTTTTAAACAACAAGTAAGTTTTCATGCTATTGTCAAATCATAAACATTTAGGTTCTTGGTAAGACTTTGTATCAGTAGAGACTTTGATAGGGACAAGTCATCTCTTTAGATAAGGTCTCTTCACTGTAAGCCTTTAGTTAGGTGCAGAACAGCAGACCACCAATGATGTTGATATTTTATCTAAGCTCTCAAAATCTATACATTTAAACATCTAGAAAGTATCAAACCAAGCCTAGTAAACTTGCAGGAGACAAAAAGAGTATAAGACCATACCAGGAGGCGTGCCACAGCATAATCTTCTATCGTCGATGTGCTTCACATCAATCCCGATAAACCAAGCTCCTAGTGAAACATCTTCGTTCGCATACTTGTGAAGAACATGCCTGAAACatttaacatatataagaaCAAAAAGACTCACGAGATAACAGATGAGCCATGCCTACAATGTAATCTCATCTTCATCTTACTGATTGATTGAAATATAAGAAGCCAAGTCTCTTGAAATAGCGTATAACTGTCCAGTAGCATGACGGAAGTATTTGTTCCCATTCTCACCAAATTTCCAGTACTCTGGCTCATGGTATCTCACACCTCTGCTCCACAAAACCAACACGacttatcaaaagaaagaaccaaaactAAAAATGGTTTGAAGGAGGAAACTGAGATATGGATTTACTTTTGAGAGAGGACAGGACCAGATTTCATGCAACCGATATAGACCCGTGGTTTTTTCCGGTGTCTAACAAGAGTTTCCCCAAGAGTTGCTGCAAACATTTCAGTGAAACATTGATGAATCCACTAGTATTTACCAGCATAACATATGCAACATCACATAAAACCAATTCAACTCGTTATTAGAACTTACCTATATTTACATGAACATCATCATCTACTTTGACATAGAAATCTGCATCCCACATTGAAAAAGCTGTAGAAAAGTAAGTTTTTGTCTTGCCTGACAACTCTAGGTACCCTTCAACATGGTCctatatcaaaaacaaaggaAGCAATTAAAATGAAGTTACGAGCTGAAGACTTAGGCCTTTTACTTCTTTAACTTGATCTAAACTCAGAAGTATACTAGTCTCAAGAAATCTCCATGCTTCCTGTCCTCAGCTTCTATAGCTCGATCTAGAATTCCCCCGGCCGTTGCACTATAAACTCAATGACAGACATCATCAATATACAATGAAccagaatgaaaaaaaaaactcacatcaGAAACTTAACTTACACTAAATGGAAATTGAATTCTCACCTGTGACCAATGACAAACCGGATGATAAtccccttctcttcttcaagtctctttcttttttcccctagtaacaaaaatataaaccgaaaaaaccatcAAGGAACATATTTGATAAAAGATAAACATGTGCCAGGCAAGGAAAGTGTTATTAAAACCTTGAGGCATCCAGGTTGCTCGAATAGAATCCCTTCTCTTTCTGCTACTAAAAGCTGTATTAATCCCTACGACCATCAGATACCGTCTCTTCACCTGCGGTTGCTTCTTCCCCATATCATCTGAGACAGGAGCACCGTTTTGTAAAGATTCCTGCACAGACCTTGCTGCAGCTAACTCCATCTCTAAGCTTGAAATGGTCTTATCCAATGTCCTGCAAATCACACAGAAAAAAAGTTgattaaaacatcaaaaagttcaagaaagttgttattttttgtttttttttttttcttttttgaaatcaCGCATGcacaagatgaaaaaaaaaacttactgtAATGCAATATGTGTATTGGCTACTTGTCCAAGCAAAGCCTGAGGATCTCTTTTGACTTCTTTCTGATAAAGCTAATGGAGAAACCAATCAGAGTTTCTCATATAATATAcccaagaaagaacaaaatccatGATGTTGTTTTGACTAACTCACAGGTTTTGGATTGCAGCCTTCAGAGATGAGTTTCAATCTTTCAGCTTCGGTTACAGATGGACGAGACATGCCTTTAGATTCCTGAATACTCCACATCCtgcaaccaacaacaacaacaacagaatcaTATGAGTTCTCTAAGATAGTGAATTATTTAGTACGCAAAAAGCCATCAAATTTAAGTATATTAGGGTTTAAAGCTATCAAATTGATACTCTCAAAAACTTTACCGATCGGTGAAGAACAAACCGAGGCAGAAGCTTCCTAAGCAGAGTAATATTGTATATTTCCTTGAAGCGAAGCTTCTAGAAGAAGAATACTCTCCTTTCATCTTCGTCGACATTTTCCTCTCCACTAAAGATCCCTAGAAATCTCGTTATAGCTATCTCAACAACGAACCAGAGAGCTCCATCATCGGAATAACCTAACACTATAACATCAAATAGACCCAAGAAGGAACAACTCAATTCGCCAAGAGCTTCCAAAATCAGAACCTGAGATTTCACAGTTTTGAAGAAGCTCTCTTCTCTAATCTTATATTGAAAGAAGCTCCTCGCAGGAAAAACATAttgaagagggagagagagagagagagagacgacgacgacgtcaaagagaagagagacgaaATCAGAACGACTTCTTAACCGTCTCTCTacttctttatttaattaaactcACCAATATTCTTGGTA from Camelina sativa cultivar DH55 chromosome 3, Cs, whole genome shotgun sequence includes:
- the LOC104763009 gene encoding probable beta-1,3-galactosyltransferase 2 isoform X2, with the translated sequence MSTKMKGEYSSSRSFASRKYTILLCLGSFCLGLFFTDRMWSIQESKGMSRPSVTEAERLKLISEGCNPKPKEVKRDPQALLGQVANTHIALQTLDKTISSLEMELAAARSVQESLQNGAPVSDDMGKKQPQVKRRYLMVVGINTAFSSRKRRDSIRATWMPQGEKRKRLEEEKGIIIRFVIGHSATAGGILDRAIEAEDRKHGDFLRLDHVEGYLELSGKTKTYFSTAFSMWDADFYVKVDDDVHVNIATLGETLVRHRKKPRVYIGCMKSGPVLSQKGVRYHEPEYWKFGENGNKYFRHATGQLYAISRDLASYISINQHVLHKYANEDVSLGAWFIGIDVKHIDDRRLCCGTPPDCEWKAQAGNICVASFDWSCSGICRSADRIKEVHRRCGEGEKALWSATF
- the LOC104763009 gene encoding probable beta-1,3-galactosyltransferase 2 isoform X1; this encodes MSTKMKGEYSSSRSFASRKYTILLCLGSFCLGLFFTDRMWSIQESKGMSRPSVTEAERLKLISEGCNPKPLYQKEVKRDPQALLGQVANTHIALQTLDKTISSLEMELAAARSVQESLQNGAPVSDDMGKKQPQVKRRYLMVVGINTAFSSRKRRDSIRATWMPQGEKRKRLEEEKGIIIRFVIGHSATAGGILDRAIEAEDRKHGDFLRLDHVEGYLELSGKTKTYFSTAFSMWDADFYVKVDDDVHVNIATLGETLVRHRKKPRVYIGCMKSGPVLSQKGVRYHEPEYWKFGENGNKYFRHATGQLYAISRDLASYISINQHVLHKYANEDVSLGAWFIGIDVKHIDDRRLCCGTPPDCEWKAQAGNICVASFDWSCSGICRSADRIKEVHRRCGEGEKALWSATF